A part of Corynebacterium mustelae genomic DNA contains:
- a CDS encoding O-methyltransferase, whose translation MFHASPDSYGIELRVKLGFVTAELRAYIENTSSSSVHLTAAREAAAEFGLMVPDVMTGQLLTTLAASCQAQGAIAVTPAANVVGLYLLAGLSDSGILTCIDPEPEHQKLSKETFRSAGYSSSRIRFLPSRPLDVMSRLAAESYQLIFGEVSPIDMRAFVNAALPLLTPGGSVVLADTLFDGTLSDTSRKDRETIAARETDEYIRSLDDVHVTRLPLGAGLTIVTKEN comes from the coding sequence ATGTTTCATGCGAGTCCAGATTCCTACGGAATTGAATTGCGGGTTAAACTAGGCTTCGTGACTGCCGAATTACGCGCCTATATCGAAAATACCTCGAGTTCCAGCGTCCATTTGACCGCCGCACGGGAAGCCGCAGCAGAATTTGGACTCATGGTGCCCGATGTTATGACCGGACAACTACTCACCACCCTCGCTGCCAGCTGCCAAGCTCAAGGCGCTATAGCAGTGACCCCTGCCGCAAACGTTGTGGGGCTGTACCTGCTGGCAGGTCTTTCCGATTCCGGCATTCTTACCTGCATCGACCCGGAACCAGAACACCAAAAACTATCCAAAGAAACTTTCCGTAGCGCAGGTTACAGTTCATCGCGTATCCGGTTTCTGCCTTCCCGCCCGCTTGATGTGATGAGTCGGCTTGCTGCTGAGTCCTACCAGCTGATCTTCGGCGAGGTCTCCCCCATCGACATGCGTGCTTTCGTCAATGCAGCGTTACCTCTGCTCACACCAGGGGGCTCCGTGGTTCTGGCCGATACGCTTTTCGACGGCACCTTGTCTGACACCAGCCGAAAAGATCGAGAAACCATCGCGGCTCGAGAAACCGACGAATACATTCGCTCCCTTGACGACGTCCATGTCACTCGACTTCCACTCGGCGCGGGGCTGACAATTGTTACCAAGGAAAACTAA
- a CDS encoding GH32 C-terminal domain-containing protein — protein sequence MTHRPELHVTPGTGILDAPAGALFDGESWHIFHQFRPRDTEGARWAHQFAEDEPFVFEECDDVLAPDTGEIDLRAGSVVTIGDDVMLYFTAVTEAGRSIHAAKIGDIVATTETVSDIPWEVDPNVQRLGEVVGDQAGLTRFRSPCVVPDWQDSSDREYGHQDWLMLAVTGSADDPILVILRSSDGLTWQLQGPLSFVGETGIDSACIVSPRIIRLRDEVRDELYDVLIITIEQGGIDISGYLVGTLSGTTFTVSEPFRRIDHGHDFTRPRNTNQYCRTPDLMKSYNDAHIFGLMNGVGRLDDGHQHESYLKEDWANCLSLPRRVTLQDGVLYQTPAAGLIHAVEESDHAKVFTMVFEVPPGESLTVELIDSIGQVAATITHYGDHLELDRSMNPHHSGDAVAVAPLGEDDTDAVTIVTDGSTVEVFADGGQVALASRVYFTGTCEDFIIHHTKGVEVEHYDVITPTMSLMNDYLDAIDEGVIR from the coding sequence ATGACACATCGCCCTGAACTACATGTAACGCCCGGGACTGGAATTTTGGATGCCCCTGCGGGCGCGCTTTTCGATGGCGAGAGTTGGCACATCTTCCACCAATTCCGACCGCGTGACACCGAAGGGGCACGGTGGGCTCACCAATTCGCAGAAGACGAGCCTTTCGTGTTTGAAGAATGCGATGACGTACTCGCCCCAGATACTGGGGAGATTGACCTTCGAGCAGGCTCAGTTGTCACAATTGGTGACGATGTCATGCTCTATTTCACCGCAGTAACCGAAGCTGGGCGTAGTATCCATGCTGCGAAAATTGGCGATATTGTCGCTACCACAGAAACGGTCAGTGACATTCCATGGGAAGTCGATCCCAATGTGCAGCGATTAGGCGAAGTTGTGGGCGACCAAGCAGGGTTGACCAGATTCCGCTCGCCGTGCGTGGTTCCTGATTGGCAGGATAGTTCCGATCGGGAATATGGACATCAAGATTGGCTCATGTTGGCGGTGACTGGTAGTGCAGATGATCCAATATTGGTGATTCTACGGTCATCTGACGGTTTGACATGGCAGTTGCAAGGACCACTTTCATTCGTCGGTGAGACAGGAATTGATAGTGCATGTATCGTCTCACCTCGGATCATCCGGTTACGGGACGAGGTGCGGGACGAGCTTTATGACGTTCTCATCATCACCATTGAGCAGGGTGGCATTGATATTTCTGGTTACTTGGTGGGTACTTTATCTGGTACAACCTTCACCGTATCTGAACCTTTTAGACGCATAGATCATGGACATGATTTCACGCGTCCGCGTAATACCAACCAATATTGTCGCACCCCAGATTTGATGAAGTCCTACAACGATGCCCATATCTTCGGCCTGATGAATGGTGTAGGCAGACTCGATGATGGACATCAGCATGAAAGTTACCTGAAGGAAGATTGGGCCAACTGTCTGTCCCTTCCTCGCCGGGTGACATTACAAGATGGGGTCCTCTATCAAACTCCCGCCGCCGGTTTGATTCACGCTGTTGAAGAGTCAGATCACGCCAAAGTTTTCACCATGGTTTTCGAAGTACCTCCTGGTGAATCGCTCACAGTGGAGCTGATCGACTCCATCGGTCAGGTTGCTGCAACGATCACGCATTATGGTGACCATCTGGAACTAGACCGTTCCATGAATCCCCACCACTCGGGTGATGCAGTTGCAGTGGCTCCTTTGGGTGAGGACGACACCGATGCGGTCACTATTGTCACTGATGGTTCCACGGTGGAGGTTTTCGCCGATGGTGGCCAGGTCGCTTTGGCTAGCCGGGTATATTTCACTGGAACCTGTGAGGACTTTATCATCCATCACACCAAGGGCGTCGAGGTGGAGCATTACGATGTGATTACCCCCACAATGTCGCTTATGAACGACTACCTTGATGCAATCGACGAAGGGGTTATTCGCTAA
- a CDS encoding anti-sigma factor family protein, with amino-acid sequence MTDHSSIDPMGGNRRVQPAGRNITAFIQISATTNRVFASTDHLHPEAVAAFVDNELSDIATHRAQVHLVHCPECRQEVERQRRAAELLRKSCAAEVKVAPEFMQRLMGIAHSCPDGPCAEESFRQPETFLDKIDLIARAVRRGHHGK; translated from the coding sequence ATGACTGATCACTCATCAATCGACCCAATGGGCGGCAACCGCCGAGTCCAGCCAGCCGGTCGTAATATCACCGCATTCATTCAGATTTCTGCCACGACCAACCGGGTTTTTGCCAGTACCGATCACTTACACCCTGAAGCTGTAGCGGCTTTTGTCGACAACGAATTAAGCGACATCGCGACCCACCGGGCTCAGGTTCACTTAGTACACTGTCCGGAATGCCGCCAGGAGGTAGAGCGGCAGCGGCGCGCGGCAGAGCTGTTACGAAAGTCTTGTGCTGCGGAGGTCAAGGTTGCGCCCGAATTCATGCAGCGGCTCATGGGAATAGCGCATTCTTGCCCCGACGGCCCGTGCGCTGAAGAATCATTCCGGCAGCCGGAGACTTTCCTCGATAAGATTGACCTGATTGCCCGGGCGGTTCGACGAGGACATCACGGAAAATAG
- a CDS encoding DUF6891 domain-containing protein has translation MPAHTEIPEFVSAADVGTILGCTEEQAQDAINHCWRMITLGTSIDALTDDITYGTRNFTEAPSATQAAEAANYLVKARRLQIGRLRATGQLQPSRLSAAFNELREQEILALQNFTCCATCATAEAWDVMSAEPQWRGFVYFHNQDAESLINTNQTYIGYDIRLESWYSEAELTGFTRSERQAAYSNTCIRLANEILRPTFRAFNIGYKWNNNTDTRMLLSNCDYFAEI, from the coding sequence ATGCCAGCACACACCGAAATTCCAGAGTTTGTCAGCGCGGCGGATGTTGGCACCATTTTAGGCTGTACCGAAGAGCAGGCGCAGGATGCAATCAACCACTGTTGGCGGATGATCACCCTAGGCACAAGCATTGATGCGCTTACCGACGACATCACCTACGGGACTCGTAATTTCACGGAGGCGCCATCAGCAACACAAGCCGCCGAAGCCGCCAATTACCTGGTCAAAGCTCGTCGGCTTCAGATTGGGCGGTTACGTGCCACCGGCCAGCTTCAACCATCTAGGCTTAGCGCAGCCTTCAATGAACTGCGCGAACAAGAAATACTGGCGTTGCAAAATTTCACGTGCTGCGCCACCTGTGCCACGGCGGAGGCATGGGATGTCATGTCTGCCGAACCACAGTGGCGCGGTTTCGTGTATTTCCACAATCAGGACGCTGAAAGCCTCATCAACACCAATCAAACCTATATTGGATATGACATTCGGCTTGAATCTTGGTACTCAGAAGCAGAATTAACCGGGTTCACCCGGTCTGAGCGGCAGGCTGCCTATAGCAACACGTGCATACGGTTGGCCAATGAGATTCTGCGGCCAACGTTTAGGGCTTTTAACATCGGCTATAAGTGGAATAACAACACAGACACGCGCATGCTGCTGAGTAACTGTGATTATTTCGCGGAGATCTAA
- the sigE gene encoding RNA polymerase sigma factor SigE has translation MTNVHPVSLNSESAGRFDADHAEEIQLTGTAAFDAGVGEMPSWGELVEQHADSVYRLAFRLSGNQHDAEDLTQETFMRVFRSIKNYQPGTFEGWLHRITTNLFLDMVRHRSKIFMEALPEDYERVPGTDMTPEQAYSVANLDPALQEALDALAPDFRVAVVLCDVVGMSYDEIADTLGVKMGTVRSRIHRGRSQLRASLEAKAEVDSDAKLLLPVKS, from the coding sequence ATGACAAACGTGCATCCAGTATCGCTTAACTCCGAATCCGCTGGACGTTTTGATGCCGACCATGCGGAAGAAATCCAGCTGACTGGAACAGCCGCGTTTGATGCTGGGGTGGGGGAAATGCCAAGTTGGGGTGAACTGGTGGAGCAGCACGCCGACAGTGTGTACCGGCTTGCGTTTCGTCTATCGGGTAACCAACACGACGCGGAGGATCTCACTCAAGAAACCTTCATGCGGGTGTTTCGTTCAATTAAGAATTACCAGCCAGGCACCTTCGAAGGGTGGCTGCACCGTATAACAACCAACTTGTTCCTCGACATGGTTCGACACCGATCCAAGATTTTCATGGAGGCGTTGCCGGAAGACTACGAACGAGTGCCGGGTACGGATATGACACCGGAGCAGGCATATTCCGTCGCCAATCTGGACCCAGCGCTCCAAGAAGCTCTTGATGCGCTTGCCCCAGATTTCCGTGTTGCCGTCGTATTGTGCGACGTTGTGGGTATGAGCTATGACGAGATCGCAGATACCCTTGGCGTGAAAATGGGTACGGTGCGATCCCGGATCCACCGGGGGAGGTCGCAGCTCAGGGCAAGCCTGGAGGCGAAGGCAGAGGTGGATAGCGATGCAAAGCTGTTGTTGCCTGTGAAGAGCTAA
- the glgC gene encoding glucose-1-phosphate adenylyltransferase, protein MGRVRSQNNVLAIVLAGGEGKRLFPLTEDRAKPAVPFGGTYRLIDFVLSNLVNAGYLKICVLTQYKSHSLDRHISQSWQFTGPTAQYIASVPAQQRLGKHWYLGSADAILQSLNLIYDEKPDYVIVFGADHVYRMDPEQMVAEHIASGKAVSVAGIRIPRSEAKAFGCLQADDEGNITEFLEKPENPPGTPDDPDMTYASMGNYVFTTKDLVEALKADEINPDSTHDMGGDIIPYFVAKGNAHVYDFSNNHVPGSTDRDRGYWRDVGTIDAFYEAHMDLISVHPIFNLYNQQWPIRSTDLGELPPAKFVQGGIAQSSMVAQGSIISAATVRNSVLSTDVMVEEGATVEGSVLMPGVRIGKGAVVRHAILDKNVVVSEGTLIGVDHQRDAERFAISPGGVVVVGKNTVV, encoded by the coding sequence TTGGGCAGAGTGAGGAGTCAAAACAACGTTTTAGCAATCGTTCTCGCTGGCGGCGAAGGAAAGCGCTTATTTCCGCTCACAGAGGATCGCGCAAAGCCAGCGGTACCATTCGGCGGCACGTATCGTCTTATCGACTTCGTGCTTTCCAACCTGGTCAACGCCGGATACCTAAAAATCTGTGTGCTTACCCAATACAAGTCGCATTCATTAGACCGGCATATTTCCCAATCGTGGCAATTCACCGGACCGACCGCCCAATACATCGCATCGGTTCCGGCTCAGCAACGCCTTGGCAAACACTGGTACCTGGGGTCGGCGGACGCAATTTTGCAGTCGCTTAACCTCATTTATGACGAAAAACCCGATTATGTGATTGTATTCGGTGCTGATCACGTCTACCGGATGGACCCAGAACAAATGGTCGCTGAGCATATTGCCTCTGGTAAAGCCGTATCAGTAGCTGGCATTCGTATCCCACGGTCGGAGGCTAAAGCATTTGGTTGCTTGCAGGCTGACGACGAAGGAAACATCACTGAATTCCTAGAAAAACCAGAAAACCCGCCCGGAACTCCAGACGATCCGGACATGACTTACGCCTCCATGGGCAATTACGTTTTCACCACCAAAGACCTGGTGGAGGCACTCAAAGCCGACGAGATTAACCCGGACTCTACCCACGACATGGGTGGCGATATCATCCCGTATTTCGTGGCCAAAGGTAACGCCCACGTCTATGATTTCTCCAATAATCACGTACCGGGTTCGACCGACCGGGATCGGGGGTACTGGCGGGATGTGGGCACCATCGACGCATTTTACGAAGCCCACATGGATCTGATTTCGGTACACCCGATCTTCAATCTGTATAACCAGCAGTGGCCAATCCGTTCCACCGACCTAGGTGAATTACCGCCAGCGAAGTTCGTTCAAGGCGGCATCGCCCAATCCTCAATGGTGGCCCAAGGGTCGATCATTTCCGCCGCTACGGTTCGCAATTCGGTGCTTTCTACTGATGTGATGGTGGAAGAAGGTGCAACCGTGGAAGGCTCAGTGTTGATGCCTGGTGTCCGCATCGGAAAAGGTGCAGTGGTGCGTCACGCCATTCTTGATAAAAACGTGGTGGTATCTGAAGGCACTTTGATTGGTGTTGACCACCAACGGGATGCTGAACGCTTTGCCATCAGCCCCGGTGGGGTGGTTGTGGTGGGCAAGAACACCGTCGTTTAA
- a CDS encoding Mrp/NBP35 family ATP-binding protein: MSTTITEAQVRQALSRVEDPEIGKPLTELGMVKSISISGNDVAAEIYLTIAGCPMKNTIVSNSKAAIEEIPGVGEVSVTTDAMNDEQRRKLRETLRGGQTETVIPFAQPDSTTRVFAVSSGKGGVGKSSVTVNLAVGFAARGLKVGILDADIYGHSVPGMLGCVERPTPVDDMIMPPQAHGIKHISIAHFVEDNSPVVWRGPMLHRAIQQFLGDVFWGDLDILLLDLPPGTGDIAISVAQLVPTAELLIVTTPQAAAAEVAERAGTISLQTRQKVAGVIENMAAMVLPDGSVMDVFGSGGGANVAERISTLTGTAVPLLGSIPLDPKLREGGDAGTPIVVGAPGSPTAQAIMGIVDKLVVRKDSLLGKSLNLGVSRAES, from the coding sequence ATGAGTACAACGATTACTGAAGCACAAGTCCGTCAGGCACTATCACGGGTGGAAGACCCGGAGATTGGCAAGCCATTGACTGAATTGGGAATGGTGAAGTCCATATCCATTTCAGGTAATGATGTCGCTGCTGAAATTTATCTCACTATCGCTGGGTGCCCAATGAAAAATACCATTGTGTCTAATTCCAAGGCAGCGATTGAAGAAATACCTGGGGTCGGAGAAGTATCTGTTACCACTGACGCAATGAATGACGAGCAACGTCGAAAATTGCGTGAGACGTTACGTGGTGGCCAAACAGAAACAGTTATTCCGTTCGCACAGCCAGATTCCACTACCCGGGTTTTCGCGGTTTCCTCCGGTAAAGGTGGGGTGGGTAAATCCTCCGTGACGGTGAATCTGGCAGTTGGTTTCGCGGCCCGTGGGCTAAAGGTTGGTATTTTAGATGCGGATATTTACGGACACTCCGTACCTGGAATGCTTGGCTGCGTGGAACGCCCAACCCCGGTTGATGATATGATCATGCCGCCACAAGCACACGGCATTAAACACATCTCGATCGCGCATTTCGTTGAAGATAATTCCCCGGTTGTGTGGCGTGGCCCTATGCTGCACCGTGCGATTCAGCAATTCTTGGGCGATGTGTTCTGGGGGGATTTAGATATCTTATTGCTTGATTTGCCACCTGGGACCGGTGACATTGCGATCTCGGTTGCGCAATTGGTTCCCACCGCCGAATTACTTATTGTTACCACCCCACAGGCAGCCGCAGCGGAAGTTGCGGAACGAGCCGGAACCATCAGTTTACAAACCCGGCAGAAAGTAGCTGGCGTTATCGAAAACATGGCAGCGATGGTTTTACCGGACGGCAGTGTTATGGACGTGTTTGGTTCCGGTGGTGGTGCCAACGTGGCGGAGCGGATAAGTACTCTCACCGGGACCGCTGTCCCTTTGCTAGGCTCGATTCCGCTGGATCCAAAACTGCGAGAAGGTGGCGATGCTGGGACACCCATCGTCGTCGGCGCCCCAGGTTCACCGACTGCACAGGCAATTATGGGGATTGTGGATAAGCTCGTGGTTCGTAAGGATTCGTTGTTGGGTAAAAGCCTGAACCTAGGGGTCAGCCGCGCTGAGTCCTAA
- a CDS encoding phage regulatory CII family protein codes for MLHYELTDESKINSHGVRLFRIRATRDLPKQRVKAGDVGGWLEPPSGRKPRLRDAAWVSDEAELFGRASAIGRARIKDNAAVFGKAVINGTALVAGTATVSGTAEIRDAVHVAGGHVTDNVWLAGDLTIGPEAQIHGSLRLTASGIINCYLNSNGFVFNVPRPIEITSQQHLITLSPVGSYGSIVSIVHMKNDEPYICHWPNSWAGTPEQMHKEAEKIVDLTADRYIDHGETRSLWAQHYRHIATFAETLPEMWDC; via the coding sequence ATGCTGCATTACGAGCTAACTGACGAATCAAAAATCAATTCCCACGGCGTTCGGTTATTCCGTATCCGCGCCACCCGTGATCTTCCCAAACAACGAGTCAAAGCAGGTGATGTAGGAGGTTGGTTAGAGCCTCCTAGCGGGCGCAAACCTCGCCTTCGCGATGCCGCTTGGGTTTCTGATGAAGCAGAATTATTTGGCCGTGCTTCCGCGATCGGCCGGGCGCGTATCAAGGACAACGCGGCAGTCTTTGGAAAGGCAGTAATCAATGGGACAGCTTTGGTCGCCGGAACCGCCACTGTATCTGGAACTGCTGAGATTCGTGATGCCGTTCATGTTGCTGGTGGTCACGTTACTGACAACGTATGGCTGGCTGGTGATCTAACGATCGGACCAGAAGCACAGATACACGGATCACTCCGTCTAACCGCCTCAGGGATCATCAATTGTTACCTGAACTCAAACGGGTTCGTCTTTAATGTTCCACGCCCAATCGAAATCACCAGTCAGCAACACCTCATCACGCTATCCCCCGTCGGAAGCTACGGCAGCATCGTATCAATCGTCCACATGAAAAACGACGAACCCTACATCTGCCACTGGCCAAACAGCTGGGCAGGAACCCCAGAACAAATGCATAAAGAAGCAGAAAAAATCGTCGACCTCACCGCCGACCGCTACATCGACCACGGCGAAACACGATCTTTATGGGCACAACACTACCGCCACATCGCCACCTTCGCCGAAACCCTACCCGAAATGTGGGATTGCTAA
- the tatB gene encoding Sec-independent protein translocase protein TatB, giving the protein MFDSIGWFEILFILIIGLIIIGPEKMPGVIEDVRAAIFAARRAIDNAKKELNGELGDLGSEFDDIRKPISQIASMRAMGPKAAITKALFDGDERYLDDFDPKKALSEENLTGKNQAQPRTQSTPPAQPQPTPQSEAQPESSHRKGGSFSYDDIT; this is encoded by the coding sequence GTGTTTGATTCCATTGGCTGGTTTGAGATCCTCTTCATCCTCATTATTGGCTTAATAATCATTGGTCCGGAGAAAATGCCCGGCGTGATTGAGGATGTCCGTGCCGCAATCTTCGCCGCTCGACGCGCGATTGATAACGCCAAAAAAGAACTCAACGGGGAATTAGGGGACTTGGGCAGCGAATTCGACGATATTCGCAAACCCATCAGCCAGATCGCGTCTATGCGGGCAATGGGGCCGAAGGCGGCCATCACCAAGGCACTTTTCGACGGTGACGAGCGTTACCTTGATGATTTCGACCCGAAAAAAGCACTTAGCGAAGAGAATCTGACCGGTAAAAACCAAGCCCAGCCACGCACCCAATCGACGCCACCTGCGCAACCACAACCCACGCCACAATCGGAAGCGCAGCCGGAAAGCAGTCACCGCAAGGGTGGTAGTTTTTCTTACGACGACATCACTTAG
- the glgA gene encoding glycogen synthase, whose protein sequence is MRVAMMTKEYPPEIYGGAGVHVTELTRYMRDIVDVDVHCMGAPRDEKDVYVHGVDEALASANPAIQTLSTGLRMAEAAKAADVVHTHTWYTGLGGHLAGLLHGIPHIATAHSLEPDRPWKREQLGGGYEVSSWSERNTMEYADAVIAVSEGMKEALLRAYPRVDADKVHVVLNGIDTKLWQPRPTFDAAEDSILRELGIDPDRPIVAFVGRITRQKGVNHLVKAARHFDDGVQLVLCAGAPDTPEIAEQTASLVAKLQAERDGIVWVQEMLPKEKIQEILTAADCFVCPSIYEPLGIVNLEAMACGTAVVASDVGGIPEVVVDGKTGTLVHYDEADATGFERDLAAAVNQMVADRERAKKFGVAGRDRAVSDFSWDTIAQQTVDVYRSLM, encoded by the coding sequence ATGAGAGTTGCAATGATGACAAAAGAATATCCGCCAGAGATCTATGGCGGGGCGGGAGTACACGTTACCGAACTAACCCGATATATGCGCGATATCGTTGATGTTGATGTGCATTGCATGGGCGCGCCGCGGGATGAGAAAGATGTCTATGTCCACGGCGTAGATGAGGCGCTAGCGTCTGCTAATCCGGCAATTCAAACTCTTTCCACTGGGTTGCGGATGGCCGAGGCTGCCAAAGCCGCCGATGTCGTCCATACCCACACCTGGTACACGGGTTTAGGTGGTCATTTAGCCGGGCTATTGCACGGTATTCCCCATATTGCCACAGCGCATTCTTTGGAACCGGATCGTCCATGGAAGCGGGAACAATTAGGGGGCGGCTACGAAGTTTCTTCTTGGTCGGAACGAAACACAATGGAGTATGCAGATGCAGTGATTGCGGTTTCAGAAGGAATGAAAGAAGCGTTGCTTCGTGCCTACCCGCGAGTGGATGCCGACAAAGTTCATGTGGTGCTGAATGGGATCGATACGAAGCTGTGGCAGCCGCGCCCAACTTTTGATGCCGCGGAGGATTCGATTCTGCGGGAATTAGGAATAGATCCGGATCGGCCAATTGTTGCTTTCGTAGGCCGGATAACTCGCCAAAAAGGCGTGAATCACCTGGTTAAAGCCGCCCGGCATTTCGATGATGGTGTGCAGCTCGTGCTGTGTGCAGGAGCGCCGGACACCCCAGAGATCGCGGAGCAGACGGCGTCGTTGGTTGCCAAGCTGCAGGCGGAACGTGACGGAATCGTGTGGGTGCAGGAAATGTTGCCAAAAGAGAAGATCCAAGAGATCCTCACCGCTGCGGATTGCTTCGTGTGCCCGTCAATCTATGAACCGCTGGGCATCGTCAATCTAGAGGCCATGGCCTGCGGAACTGCGGTTGTTGCTTCTGATGTGGGTGGTATTCCTGAGGTTGTCGTTGATGGCAAAACGGGAACATTGGTTCACTATGATGAGGCGGATGCGACGGGTTTCGAACGTGATCTTGCTGCTGCGGTTAATCAGATGGTGGCAGACAGAGAGCGTGCAAAGAAATTTGGTGTGGCTGGACGTGACCGCGCAGTTTCGGACTTCTCTTGGGATACGATTGCGCAGCAAACCGTGGATGTTTATCGGTCGCTGATGTAG
- a CDS encoding DUF1003 domain-containing protein yields MADLDTPRLSGKKSIFKLDDDTVGAYAEKVARFFGTGRYLMWQTVFVVIWVILNLGAFWWQWDPYPFILLNLAFSTQAAYAAPLILLAQNRQEDRDRIALNEDRRRAFETKSNTEYITRELAGLRLAIGDMVTRDYLRHELEDVHNMLERIEAKLDDEAAARTAARHHAGEAAHEDLNDPIQGRSGRSDRP; encoded by the coding sequence ATGGCAGATTTAGATACTCCCCGGTTAAGCGGCAAAAAGAGTATTTTTAAGCTTGACGACGACACCGTCGGAGCATACGCAGAAAAAGTCGCCCGGTTTTTTGGCACCGGCCGCTACCTTATGTGGCAAACCGTTTTTGTGGTTATTTGGGTGATTCTCAATCTGGGTGCTTTCTGGTGGCAATGGGACCCCTACCCGTTCATTCTGCTTAATCTGGCATTCTCCACCCAGGCGGCATACGCCGCTCCGTTGATTCTTCTGGCGCAGAATCGGCAGGAAGACCGGGACCGTATCGCATTGAATGAGGACAGGCGGCGTGCATTCGAGACAAAATCAAATACCGAATACATCACCCGCGAGTTGGCCGGATTGCGACTAGCAATAGGCGACATGGTCACCCGCGACTATCTGCGCCACGAATTAGAAGATGTGCACAACATGCTTGAACGCATTGAGGCCAAGTTGGACGATGAAGCCGCCGCCCGCACTGCCGCCCGGCACCATGCTGGTGAAGCCGCACACGAAGATCTTAACGATCCCATTCAAGGCCGTTCTGGTCGCTCTGACCGACCGTAG
- a CDS encoding magnesium transporter MgtE N-terminal domain-containing protein — protein MSEVTRVYAGRLAGMVVRGPETDVIGRVRDVVVNVRPQGHTSRVLGLVVEMTNKRRIFLPMLRVASIDPHEIMLVSGSVSLRAFKARSGEVTIIHDIIGSKVQVDDPELEKFHGKPVEVADIELERTRTRDWAISAVAVIGSRPSFGRRPEIVIVPWKHVHGITAAGVGISDAAAELIAEFEDMRPADVATALYDLPENQRHTVASEFDDERLADILQEMSEDRQAELLETLDIERAADVLEEMDPDDAADLLSELDDEKADVLLELMDPEESAPVRRLMSFNPDTVGALMTPEPLILSPQTTVAEALAHACNPDLPTSLASMVFVVRPPTATPTGKYLGCVHLQKLLREPPSNLVSGSLDPDLPPLYADDSQETAARYFAMYNLVCGPVIDSDGHLLGAVAVDDLIDHLLPDDWRDTGIRPEIKED, from the coding sequence ATGAGTGAAGTTACACGTGTCTACGCTGGCCGACTGGCGGGTATGGTTGTGCGCGGCCCGGAAACGGATGTCATTGGCCGGGTTCGGGATGTGGTTGTTAACGTCCGCCCCCAGGGGCATACGTCTCGGGTGCTTGGGCTAGTTGTAGAAATGACCAATAAACGTCGTATCTTCCTTCCGATGTTGCGGGTCGCTTCGATTGACCCGCACGAGATCATGTTGGTTTCGGGATCGGTTTCGTTGCGTGCATTTAAGGCACGATCCGGTGAGGTGACCATCATCCACGATATTATCGGTTCAAAAGTTCAGGTTGATGATCCAGAATTAGAAAAATTCCACGGCAAACCGGTTGAGGTTGCTGACATTGAGTTAGAGCGAACCAGAACCAGGGATTGGGCGATCTCTGCCGTTGCGGTGATCGGAAGCCGTCCGAGTTTCGGCAGACGGCCGGAAATCGTTATTGTGCCGTGGAAACACGTACACGGCATCACTGCTGCTGGCGTTGGCATCTCCGATGCTGCCGCTGAATTGATTGCAGAATTTGAAGATATGCGACCTGCTGACGTGGCTACCGCACTCTATGATTTGCCGGAAAACCAACGGCACACCGTGGCCAGTGAATTTGACGATGAACGGTTGGCCGACATTTTGCAGGAAATGAGTGAAGACCGGCAAGCAGAGCTGTTGGAAACGCTCGATATTGAGCGTGCGGCGGATGTTCTGGAAGAAATGGATCCCGACGACGCAGCCGATCTATTGTCCGAATTGGATGATGAAAAGGCAGATGTACTGCTGGAATTGATGGATCCGGAAGAATCTGCACCGGTGCGTCGATTGATGAGTTTTAATCCCGACACCGTGGGTGCTCTGATGACGCCCGAGCCGCTTATTCTTAGCCCACAAACCACCGTCGCCGAAGCACTGGCTCATGCCTGTAATCCTGACCTGCCAACATCCTTGGCATCAATGGTGTTTGTGGTGCGCCCACCAACAGCCACACCCACCGGGAAATACCTTGGTTGTGTTCACTTGCAAAAGCTACTGCGTGAACCCCCATCAAATCTGGTGTCAGGCAGCCTGGATCCGGATTTACCACCGCTGTATGCCGATGATTCCCAGGAAACCGCCGCCCGGTATTTCGCTATGTATAACTTGGTCTGCGGACCAGTGATTGATAGTGACGGGCATTTGCTCGGGGCGGTTGCGGTGGACGATCTGATCGACCATTTATTGCCCGATGACTGGCGCGATACAGGTATCCGCCCAGAAATAAAGGAGGATTAA